The DNA segment CAATCAAAATCTGCAGCCACACGAAGCACACATCCCATTTATACTGCAGTTTATGATTGACTACAACATATACGGGATGAGCCTTATCAATTTAAACGACGTAAAGTATAGGCAGTTGAATCGTCAAAGGGGAGACGGTAGATTAAATGGCGAAAACCTTACGCCacatttcaaaattagaaattacTTGCCTCCCACAGTTAAAAGACAGAGTACCTGTGAGATTGAAGTCGATGCTTGGGCGTCGGATATTAAAAATAAGGAGGCCATTGAACAAAGATTGGATGTAAATCCTGGATTAGCTGCAATCTGGGCTGAGGAGAAAGCCAGACGAATCTTAGCTGGATTTGAAGGAGAAGATTCGCAATTAGCACCTTTAAGTAGCCCACCTAGGTCGAATCTACAACCTACAGACAACGATTTGCTGCAAATGCAACGATTTCagagaaaattgttttctttatctCAAAGCGAAGAAAGTGCGATTTCCATGAATTCAAATTCATCTGCTTATCCAGTTGAACTTGatgatgaatttaatttacttgaTGCTTCATATCTTGAAAGACACATTGGTCCACGAAACGAAAACCAAAAACAACATTACGATAACCGAGAACAAACTAAACGAGATTCAGATTTAGTTACGTCATTAGAGGAAAATCTTGCATTATACCATGAAAATGAGATTTCAGATAATATTGATGAGGAAAAGAGTTTaatgtctaaattaaaaatattaaaatcaacagGGGAAGAAGCTGCTtcccaaaataaaaatagaatacttaatcAGAATACTTTTGAAGAAGAGGACATACCACTTGTTGATATTTTAGAGAAGCTGGCTGAAGGGCATAACACTAACGAATTAGTCGAAGAAGATAGTATATTAGGGTCCCATTGTTCTGCTGTTGTCGAATACAAGAGCGATGAAGAAGACGAGGATGGAAATACGGATTTGAATCTCACAACTTTTGAAATAGATTTGTTAAGCTTGAATTCCGAATTAACGATTTGTTCTGGAAGACTTGGAAGTGCTGCAAGTGACCATGAAAAGGGTGGGAGATCCTTTGCTATAAAATCGTTGTCTATTGAGGACTTGGATGATGAAAATATCATACGAAGGCAAAGAAGCAgtcaaaatttatctaaaattccCCAGTTTGATGGCGCAGATGATCTGCCAAAAAAAAGGAGTTCGAGTGTAGAAAGGAGTGCATcaatgaaaagaagaaaattcggGAATGAAAATAAGGATATTCTGGAGAAAGTTGTATGTGATCCAAACAAAGGTAATGATAGAGAAAGAATAcataaatcaaaatcaaaagggTCTTACAATTATTCGGAATTTGATAATGCCGAGAAAGACAAATGTAGAATATCCGATTCAAGTGCGTGTGGATCTTTAGAACCACACTTAGATTGTACCCTAGTTTCTAAAGAAAAAGAGGTTGCTGCTTTCGAAGTTAAATCTACGACATCTGAAACCAATGAAAGTACTGAAGATCTTTCGGAATATGCGGGGCCAGATCACACAGTGGTGGTCGTGGAAAAGTTGATCTGTGATTATAAAAGCAGTAAAGGAGTAGTTGGGAGCGCTATAAGAGAAATGATAGTCAATCACAGACACTGTGGTGTtgaaagaagatcaatttttcttaaagacgAGGAAAGGAAACTGAGAAGTTCTAGTCGTTTGTTGGAAAGTCCGAAACTCACTTTAAGAAGTTCAACTTGTGATTTAATGAGTGCGATTCAACCTTCGAAGAGTGCTAGTCGTCCTTCAGAAAATCCTAATAAAGCATTAAGAAGTCCCGTGCGAGCATTGAAAAATCCTAGTTATGCATTGAGAAGTCCCAGCCGAGCATTGAGAAGTCCCAGCCGAGCATTGCGAAGCCCCAGGAAATCATTAAGTAGTCCTAGACGACACTATGCATctttaaatataatagttactCCCTCCAAAAAACGAAAAGATCTCAGTAAGAAGTTCAATGACATTTCAGAAGATGAGGAATCTAGTGGAGATGTACCATCAAAGGAAACGCCTCTTTTTACTCAAAACCCTGATAATGAAGTTGAAGTTTGTAATACAGAATCCAATAGCAATCTCTGTTTGTCTAATAAAGCAACTCTTATTAAAAGCTCTGAAGGTGTTTGCGAAGATGTATCACCAAATAGGAAACTTGTCCTTTCCCAGAAATCAAAGACTGCAGAGAGTTGTGAAGAtactgaaatcttaaaaaaacactTATCATTAACAAAATCTCGACCCAGGAAAGACTCTGAAGATATATCCTGGGAGAATATAACACTAGATAGAAACTCTAGCTTATCTAAcaaatcaaaatcgaaaaaaatgtctgatCATAAGGAAATCCATGTGAATGAATTATTATCGCAGAAGTCTCAATTCAGAAAAAGTATTGAAGATGATTTTAGTGCACTTGcatcaaaaaatagaaaacttatcTTCTCTCAAAGgtcaaggaattcaaaaagttCTGAAGATAAGGAAATGAAGGGGAAACTCTTTTTCTCTCAAATATCTCAAGTGAGAAAATGTCCTGAAGATGAACTCTCTGAAGATgcacaaaaaaacgaaaaacttCTTTTACGTCATAAATCAACAGTAGAAAACAGTTTGCAAGGTAACGAATCCAATGAAGAAACACTTCATGTAATGCCCTTGACTCATAAGTCTGCTCCTGAAAAGAATTCGCAAAATAAATTGAACTTATTATCAGTTGAAAAGAGTTTTGAAGCTAATTCGAGCGAATCTAATTTATCAGAAGGAATCTATAATATTTCTTTGCAGTTACAAAACAATAAAGTTTATGATGAAGAAACGGATTTTTctgatttcgaagaaaatttggaAGTTTTGCTGAAAGACTTAAATTCTGATTCAAAGATTAGCGAATTCTTGCCAGAGTCTACTGAATTAATTAAggaaattattcaagaaaagaaacattttgtaAGAGAAGAACCTCATGAGTCACATAAGATGAAATTTAAAGATATGAGCATTACAGAGGAAATAAATAATGAAGTTTGTAATACTGAAAATCTTTTAACTCTTACTTTCTCAGAGTTcacaaatattcaattaaatgcTAGTcataaatttactacaaaatcaATATcgagttttaaatcaaatacattgGTGGCGTTAACTACCGTATTTTGTGCACCAACACGACAGCATATTGTAGAAAGTATGCATTTATATGAGATTCCTACTTGCAGGCATCAGGAGCCTTTTTACAGTGACTATAATGATATTCGGGCTCGAAAAGATACAGcttatcaaataataaataagaaaaaagtgtcAGACTTTCCTCAGTTCAAATCTGAAGTTGGTAGCGTTGTTGGCATCAAATTATGGCGCAGGATGAAAATCAATGAATTTCTTAGTTCTGATGCTAAATTCAACACTGTTGGCGTTAAAAGAGGGCTTGCTGAAAGAAGATTAATAACTATTACACCTCTATATTTCCCCCCAAATAGGAACAAGCTCGTTGAGTGGTTAAAAGCTAGGAAACGCTTAAGAcgtaaagaagaagaaaaagttcAAGAgagaaaagaatgtaaaaaaaataatgaggatGTCAGGGAAAATAAACTCGAGTATAGTAATTCGGAAGATGCagcaaagttaaattattttgtttccaaTTCGCGACTACAAGCATCAATTTATTCTGGAGGAAAATCGCAGGATAGTTTGAGTGATGATTCATCTTTGTGCAGGACATTGAGACCTTCTGAATTATTAATAAGTGCAAACCAGAAAAGGAAACTAAGAGGGCTATCTTTCGGGCaagtagatttttcaatgaatGAAACGAAGACTCAGAATGACATTGCGAAACAGAATCTGCAGAATGCTAAAGCAATAACTACTGtgagtataatatttatttatctattttacttttttgttgtccAGCATAGTTAGTCACGATTGAGCTAAACCCAAAGGTGTTGGCAGTACTCATTTTTTTCGCTTCTATTCATAACGATGATAATTTTTGGacctgaaagaaaaaaatagctggacc comes from the Belonocnema kinseyi isolate 2016_QV_RU_SX_M_011 chromosome 6, B_treatae_v1, whole genome shotgun sequence genome and includes:
- the LOC117174268 gene encoding DNA polymerase zeta catalytic subunit produces the protein MFTVRLVSADSYQGSPVAPYDLAFSEFRNARIKKVPTIRVFGSTLSGEKVCLHIHGVFPYMFVPYLGGDSAEAFAYRLAEGLDSAINTSLGSSSADTQHVYKIQQVKGVPFYGFHEKRHHFLKIYFYNPAMIKRAADLLQNGCVLNQNLQPHEAHIPFILQFMIDYNIYGMSLINLNDVKYRQLNRQRGDGRLNGENLTPHFKIRNYLPPTVKRQSTCEIEVDAWASDIKNKEAIEQRLDVNPGLAAIWAEEKARRILAGFEGEDSQLAPLSSPPRSNLQPTDNDLLQMQRFQRKLFSLSQSEESAISMNSNSSAYPVELDDEFNLLDASYLERHIGPRNENQKQHYDNREQTKRDSDLVTSLEENLALYHENEISDNIDEEKSLMSKLKILKSTGEEAASQNKNRILNQNTFEEEDIPLVDILEKLAEGHNTNELVEEDSILGSHCSAVVEYKSDEEDEDGNTDLNLTTFEIDLLSLNSELTICSGRLGSAASDHEKGGRSFAIKSLSIEDLDDENIIRRQRSSQNLSKIPQFDGADDLPKKRSSSVERSASMKRRKFGNENKDILEKVVCDPNKGNDRERIHKSKSKGSYNYSEFDNAEKDKCRISDSSACGSLEPHLDCTLVSKEKEVAAFEVKSTTSETNESTEDLSEYAGPDHTVVVVEKLICDYKSSKGVVGSAIREMIVNHRHCGVERRSIFLKDEERKLRSSSRLLESPKLTLRSSTCDLMSAIQPSKSASRPSENPNKALRSPVRALKNPSYALRSPSRALRSPSRALRSPRKSLSSPRRHYASLNIIVTPSKKRKDLSKKFNDISEDEESSGDVPSKETPLFTQNPDNEVEVCNTESNSNLCLSNKATLIKSSEGVCEDVSPNRKLVLSQKSKTAESCEDTEILKKHLSLTKSRPRKDSEDISWENITLDRNSSLSNKSKSKKMSDHKEIHVNELLSQKSQFRKSIEDDFSALASKNRKLIFSQRSRNSKSSEDKEMKGKLFFSQISQVRKCPEDELSEDAQKNEKLLLRHKSTVENSLQGNESNEETLHVMPLTHKSAPEKNSQNKLNLLSVEKSFEANSSESNLSEGIYNISLQLQNNKVYDEETDFSDFEENLEVLLKDLNSDSKISEFLPESTELIKEIIQEKKHFVREEPHESHKMKFKDMSITEEINNEVCNTENLLTLTFSEFTNIQLNASHKFTTKSISSFKSNTLVALTTVFCAPTRQHIVESMHLYEIPTCRHQEPFYSDYNDIRARKDTAYQIINKKKVSDFPQFKSEVGSVVGIKLWRRMKINEFLSSDAKFNTVGVKRGLAERRLITITPLYFPPNRNKLVEWLKARKRLRRKEEEKVQERKECKKNNEDVRENKLEYSNSEDAAKLNYFVSNSRLQASIYSGGKSQDSLSDDSSLCRTLRPSELLISANQKRKLRGLSFGQVDFSMNETKTQNDIAKQNLQNAKAITTYQFLTILCLEVHVSTRKDLLPDPQYDPIEAVFYVIHNDFPPTSPVNRLQLGAIIVDLNDSRNLRGLYPSCAVTYAACEEDLFCNLVTLIGECNPDILIGWELETLSWGYVLQRAGHLGANLATSISRIPGSKCTWESQTIDLEALAEIKLPGRIVLDVWRIMRHEIALLSYTFENVMFHVMHQRLPCPSFKALTEWWNSEVHCLRWRVLDFYTKKVLGIMKLLDQLDIIGRTCEHARLFGIQFFEVFSRGSQFRVESMMLRLTKPFNYVLVSPSVRQRASMRAPEALPLIMEPISTFYSDPVIVLDFQSLYPSIIIAYNYCFSTCLGRVEHIGQNDPFKFGGTTLKVTKKTARKLQGKINFSPVGVGFVKPEVRKGILPRMLSEILNTRLMVKKSIKDHPKDNSPLQQILHNRQLGLKLIANVTYGYTAANFSGRMACIEVADSIVSKGKETLERAIKLVEITPKWGARVVYGDTDSLFVMLHGKSRNDAFEIGAEMADAVTAANPTPVKLKFEKVLHPCILQTKKRYCGYSYETVENDKPEYLAKGIETVRRDGCPAAAKILEKSLKILFETKDLSLVKQYVIRQLDKVFRGIASIQDLTFAREFRGLRGYKKNACVPALELTRRLMKKDPRAIPRTSERVPYIIVAGGPSETLIRSVRSPSELLADQNLRPNAVYYITRVIIPPLNRCLSLLGADVHTWFRDMPHREVLTRASSLPNDKQKATISQFFNVLVCLSCGNSSENKICKQCMEEPSKTIVVLHQKLRSLEKNVFDVNVICRSCTSQLGVPDCESLDCPVTYRRSQVEREYALVPTIRRIIDDW